A region of the Leptospira broomii serovar Hurstbridge str. 5399 genome:
CCTACGGTGGGTTGGCTCAAAAATATTTAGCAAGTTCCGCACGCCCGGTAAGTGAAGTGGCCCTTTTAGGTACAGGACAGCTCGCCGAAAAAATGCTACCTTGGTTGAAGGGAGTGGATCGCACAGTTCGTATCGTTGGTCGCAATCTAGAACGTTTGGAATTCTTAGGAAATTCTTCCGGCGCCTCGACGTCGTTTTGGGAAGACTGGTCCCCTAAAGGGGAAGCTTGGATTGTCGCTGCTCCCGTAAATTTAGAGCCTTGGATGAATAAACTATCTCCGGGAGATTTGGTTTTGGATTTTAGGGAGGAGGCTTTGGAATCTCACTTACCCGAAGGCGTAAAATATATTTCCTTTGCCGATATGATGTCCTCTTTAAAGGAAACCGAAGAACGTACTCGTAAAGTTCGCGAAGAATTGGATTCTGTTTTAGCGAGACTTTTGGAAGAAAGAGAGTTAGAAGCGCATCAATTCGTATTCGGTTGGGAAGACCTGCCTTGTCCTTCGTTCTAAGAATCGGCTCTAGAAAAAGTTCTCTCGCAAAACTCCAGTCTTGTCTCGTACGCGATGCCTTACTAAGAGCGCATCCGAACCTCAACGTCGAACTATTTTTTAAAGAGGCCAGCGGAGACCAAGATTTGGTAACGCCACTCTGGAAGATGCCGACTCGCGGGGTATTCACTCAAGATTTAACGAAAGAATTAACGGACAGAAATGTAGATCTAGTCATTCACTCTTATAAGGATTTGGACTTGGAAGGTCATGCCGGAACGGAGACGGTGATGGTTCTTCCGCGAGCGGACCAACGGGATGTTCTCCTTTGGAAACGTTCAGCATTCGACAATCCCCCGAATGAAATCAAAATTCATTCTTCTAGTCCGCGAAGGGAATATAATCTTTCCGCTTTTTTACCGCTCGCTCTTCCTCGTCGTCATCAAGGAAAGCCGATTTATTTTCACCCTGTACGCGGTAATGTGCAAACAAGAGTTAGGAAATGGTTGGAAGATGATTCTATTTCCGGCATAGTCGTGGCGAAAGCGGCTCTGGACCGTCTCTTGTCTCGGGAATTTTCCTTTGCGGAGCAGCCCGAATATTCCGAAGTTCGGGATCACTTACGCTCCGTTTTGAACGAGCAATTGTTCATGGTTCTTCCTTTATCAAAAAATCCGAATGCACCGGCCCAAGGCGCGTTGGCTGCGGAATTTCGAGCGGGTGACGACTGCGTTCGAGAGATTCTCTCTCCGTTGCGGAGCCTATCGGAAGAAAGGAATGTCGCCGATGAACGTAGGCTGCTCTCTTTATTCGGCGGAGGTTGCCATCAAAAAATAGGAGTCGCCGTCCATTCCGGAGAGTCGGGAACCGTGCTGTTTCTGCGGGGAAAAACGGATTCAGGCGAGGAATTGGATTCCGCTATTCGTTGGAAAGGCGATGATTTCCCTCGTCCGATTTCCGATTCGCATGTTTTCCCTACAAAACTACAGACTTCAGGTAGAGCCCGACTTCCCCTCCCCTCTTCTCCGCCGACGGGCAGATTTTGGTTTGTGGCAAGAGCGGATGCATTCCCGGAGTCTTGGCCCAATCCCGAGCCCGATACGATTTTGGTTGTGGCTGGCACTAAAACTTGGGAGAAGTTAGCGTCCCGCGATCTATGGGTGCACGCGTCTACGGACGGATTAGGCGAAGGTGATGCGAAAAATCTCGGGACCCTATTGGGAGAAATTCCGAACTTCGTTAAACTGACCCACGAAGAAAGCGGCATCGTCGAGGGAACTTGGGATCGTTTGCCCACATATAAAGTCGAATGGGAAACTCAATTGCGGGACTTATCAAGGTACTCCCATTTTTTTTGGATGAGCGCAACTCAGTTTGATCGTGCATACAGGAAGGACCCGTCGATCGCACAGAAAATACACGCGACCGGGTCAGGCGCGACGTATTCATATATTAGAAATATCTTAGGAACGATCGGAAAGGT
Encoded here:
- a CDS encoding hydroxymethylbilane synthase, whose translation is MSFVLRIGSRKSSLAKLQSCLVRDALLRAHPNLNVELFFKEASGDQDLVTPLWKMPTRGVFTQDLTKELTDRNVDLVIHSYKDLDLEGHAGTETVMVLPRADQRDVLLWKRSAFDNPPNEIKIHSSSPRREYNLSAFLPLALPRRHQGKPIYFHPVRGNVQTRVRKWLEDDSISGIVVAKAALDRLLSREFSFAEQPEYSEVRDHLRSVLNEQLFMVLPLSKNPNAPAQGALAAEFRAGDDCVREILSPLRSLSEERNVADERRLLSLFGGGCHQKIGVAVHSGESGTVLFLRGKTDSGEELDSAIRWKGDDFPRPISDSHVFPTKLQTSGRARLPLPSSPPTGRFWFVARADAFPESWPNPEPDTILVVAGTKTWEKLASRDLWVHASTDGLGEGDAKNLGTLLGEIPNFVKLTHEESGIVEGTWDRLPTYKVEWETQLRDLSRYSHFFWMSATQFDRAYRKDPSIAQKIHATGSGATYSYIRNILGTIGKVYAFPNYESWVNACKGEIPDFLKKEIGHL
- a CDS encoding glutamyl-tRNA reductase, whose amino-acid sequence is MWSTLKVFHSEASHRDGFAVSDSFQWKTCMRTVWVTDSRIHPEFLDLPDTWEVKSGYEAYGLLLEIISGLRSKLFGETEVLAQFRQRFQELPASAFGEYIARLRDNLIEDCRSLRSGYLQNLGEQSYGGLAQKYLASSARPVSEVALLGTGQLAEKMLPWLKGVDRTVRIVGRNLERLEFLGNSSGASTSFWEDWSPKGEAWIVAAPVNLEPWMNKLSPGDLVLDFREEALESHLPEGVKYISFADMMSSLKETEERTRKVREELDSVLARLLEERELEAHQFVFGWEDLPCPSF